A window of bacterium genomic DNA:
TAAGTGCAGTTTTAGGCGGCATAGTTAAATTTGCAGAAGCTGCAGGAGATTACAAAATTCTGGCAAAAGTGGAACGTATTTGGGAAGGACTTGTCAGCACTCATCTATTCCCAACAGGATCCCTTGGAGAATCTGAGGATCTGGATGATGAACCAATTGAAGATGTGCCGGACGGGCAGCTGCAGGAAACTTGTGCAACTACAGAGTGGATATTTCTAACCCAGGATCTATATGAAGCAACAGGACGGGCAAGGTATGCTGAAGCGCTGGAACTTACTGTTTATAATGCATTGCTGGCTGCTCAATCTGCTGACGGAATGAAGTGGTGTTACTGGACACCTTTGCGCTATTCAAAACATTGGTTTCATGGGCCCACGAGATGCTGTTTCTGGTCAGGACCTCGCGGTATTTCAAGATTACCCCAGCTCATTTATGCCCTGAAGGGAGATACTGTTTACGTCAACTTTTTTGAAACAAGCCATGCATTTCTAAATACTGACAGTGGAGAAGTATCAATTATACAAAATAGCCAATACCCCGGAACAGGGGAAAGTAGTGTGATTTTAAAAACGCAGCCGGATTGGAAAGGGATGATACAAATCAGAATACCAAGCTGGGCAAAGAATTTTAAGATCAAACTTAACGGGCGTCCTGTACCGGGCAACAAGAGCAGGACAGGGTATTTTGAAGTTGATCTTCATGGTTCAAAAGATTACCAGATTGAAATTAATTTTGATATTCCGTTCTGGCTTGAGAAGTTTGCGGGGGGAGGATGTGTGATGCGCCGCGGCCCGGAGATAATGTCGGTTGATGTGCGTGATAACATTGATACGTGGTTGGGCCAGGATGACTTAATTTCCATTCCGGAGGGTGTTGCACTTCTACCAATTGATCCCAAACATCGATATCAGTGGGCCGGGCCTGTAAATTCAAGTGTCCATCGAAGAAAGTATTGTGTACGGCTCGATGATAAGAGGACCAGTGAACCCCGTAATGTTATACTGACGCCCTATGCTGATGCAGGCAATGAAGGAGCCGCGTTCCGCACTGTGTTTCCATTAACAAAAGATGAATAGTATCCGGCTAATAAGGGCAGTCAGGAATATTATTTTAAAAGGAATCGAAGTATGAAAAAAATATGGTTAAGTTTGTTGCTTTTTTATCTTTTTAGCAGTATAGTCCTTGGTTCTGAAGTGAAAATGAAACTTGAAAATCACTATCTCAATCTGCCGGTATCATATAATGAAGTAGATCATACCAGTATTGAAATTCTTATTGACGGAAAAGCTGAAATTTACCTGGACCTATTCCTTACTGACGGTGAACCGGATTTCTGGGTATTTTTGGATGTG
This region includes:
- a CDS encoding glycoside hydrolase family 127 protein, yielding MKKYFIFALTLCLFTVCVNKDEHSNKLSVKSLAALSYKDAAVALPSPASVHLDKGGRFYKRFHGNVKYVIYQHDYYGREMLRAYSVRHYSPGKLLELVWDREYGGKWLDSATRTAVNTGNKELLAMVDNFADSLRQLQQPDGYMGIELPNDRVLNGWEKDWDIWNQFYAILGLLTHYELRNDQASLDAAFRAGIWIIKTYGPVRDKNSPFLRGEAVGGFTKVVVIGQLVRLYQHTGDIGFLEFVRQVIDNYPPVKQMLSSSEPSLVHPYMLSAVLGGIVKFAEAAGDYKILAKVERIWEGLVSTHLFPTGSLGESEDLDDEPIEDVPDGQLQETCATTEWIFLTQDLYEATGRARYAEALELTVYNALLAAQSADGMKWCYWTPLRYSKHWFHGPTRCCFWSGPRGISRLPQLIYALKGDTVYVNFFETSHAFLNTDSGEVSIIQNSQYPGTGESSVILKTQPDWKGMIQIRIPSWAKNFKIKLNGRPVPGNKSRTGYFEVDLHGSKDYQIEINFDIPFWLEKFAGGGCVMRRGPEIMSVDVRDNIDTWLGQDDLISIPEGVALLPIDPKHRYQWAGPVNSSVHRRKYCVRLDDKRTSEPRNVILTPYADAGNEGAAFRTVFPLTKDE